A window of Microcystis aeruginosa FD4 contains these coding sequences:
- a CDS encoding CPBP family intramembrane glutamic endopeptidase → MFDNFSKKLPWQSLKQAIAFVLTIIALTPVVTALISSVNQPQIQSNIQLYQTNLNLQATTLSTDADPNSEEFANLKLMQTSLIGEEPYSTAEEQYLSAQKSAKKTITELEKSAVNPEQKKSLEREINSLKDLELKLSLIQASQGDLDSARQIWQNIKEKSEFEQYKPAVLGNALLLEGLYSEPPQIAADAEARIDRNFQGWFRYTILEKLYSLENRQEDLLALEEEQSEVAANALIKLILLALLPLIGGLIGFVLLIFLLVQWLLRQQRSLLFLDDSLAWQTKWGGETLWWAIIIGFFFVGQIVLPVIFGILSSFLSLNPEQFNLEAKAIYVVVSYLALTVSSLSVLYLAIKPFRPLPPDWFRFNLFSPWLLWGLAGYFVALPLVIIVSLLNQLIWQGQGGSNPLLTLALESQNTFALLCFAFTASLAAPFFEEIVFRGFLLASLTRYLPVWGAIALSSLIFALAHQNLSEVLPLTVLGCVLGFVYTRSKNLLSSMLVHSLWNGGTLLSLFLLGSGAG, encoded by the coding sequence ATGTTTGATAATTTCTCAAAAAAACTACCCTGGCAAAGTCTCAAACAAGCGATCGCTTTTGTCTTAACAATTATTGCCTTAACCCCAGTGGTTACAGCTTTAATTTCTAGTGTTAACCAGCCCCAAATCCAATCGAATATTCAACTATATCAAACCAATCTCAACCTACAAGCTACGACTCTAAGCACCGATGCTGACCCTAATAGCGAGGAATTTGCTAATCTTAAATTAATGCAAACTTCCCTGATCGGTGAAGAACCCTACAGCACCGCCGAAGAACAGTATTTATCAGCGCAGAAAAGTGCCAAAAAAACAATCACCGAACTAGAAAAATCAGCAGTTAATCCCGAACAAAAAAAATCCCTTGAGCGGGAAATCAATTCCCTAAAGGATTTAGAACTGAAATTAAGTCTCATTCAAGCTAGTCAAGGTGACTTGGATTCAGCACGGCAAATCTGGCAAAACATCAAGGAAAAATCAGAATTTGAACAGTATAAACCTGCTGTTTTAGGAAATGCGCTGCTGTTAGAGGGATTGTACAGTGAACCCCCCCAAATTGCTGCCGATGCTGAAGCGAGAATCGATCGCAATTTTCAAGGATGGTTTCGTTATACCATTCTGGAAAAATTATATAGTCTCGAAAATCGTCAAGAGGATTTACTCGCTTTAGAGGAAGAACAGAGTGAAGTGGCGGCTAATGCGTTAATTAAACTAATTTTACTGGCTTTGTTGCCTCTTATCGGCGGTTTAATCGGTTTTGTTCTGTTGATCTTTTTATTAGTGCAGTGGCTTCTCCGCCAACAGCGATCGCTACTCTTTTTAGATGATAGTCTCGCTTGGCAAACTAAGTGGGGAGGAGAAACCCTCTGGTGGGCAATAATTATCGGTTTCTTTTTCGTCGGACAAATTGTTTTACCGGTAATTTTCGGGATTTTATCGAGTTTCTTGAGTCTCAATCCGGAACAATTTAACCTAGAAGCTAAAGCAATATACGTTGTAGTTAGTTATTTAGCCTTAACAGTGAGCAGTTTATCGGTTTTATATCTAGCAATCAAGCCTTTTCGCCCTTTACCTCCCGATTGGTTTCGTTTTAACCTCTTTAGTCCTTGGCTTCTCTGGGGATTAGCCGGCTATTTTGTCGCTTTACCCCTCGTTATTATCGTTTCTTTGCTCAATCAACTAATTTGGCAAGGACAAGGAGGCAGTAACCCGCTGCTGACTTTAGCCCTAGAATCCCAGAATACCTTCGCTTTACTCTGTTTTGCCTTTACTGCTTCCCTTGCCGCTCCTTTTTTCGAGGAAATTGTTTTTCGCGGCTTTTTACTAGCTTCTTTGACTCGTTATCTACCCGTCTGGGGTGCAATCGCTCTTAGTAGTTTGATTTTCGCCCTTGCTCACCAAAATTTGTCAGAAGTGCTGCCTTTAACCGTTCTAGGTTGTGTTCTTGGCTTTGTTTACACCCGCTCGAAAAATTTATTATCCTCAATGTTGGTTCATAGTCTCTGGAATGGTGGCACCCTGTTAAGTTTATTTTTATTGGGCAGCGGTGCGGGTTAG